The following are encoded in a window of Telmatobacter sp. DSM 110680 genomic DNA:
- a CDS encoding GNAT family N-acetyltransferase, with protein MAISIRPAAISDAAAIAHVHVESWQTTYAGIMPDAYLASLDETLRARLWSEWLTAEALVLVAELNGHVVGFAHAGPSREPIKSCDAELYSIYLLQNAQKRGTGSALLRAMATALLQRSFKSMAVWVLEQNRSRNFYERTGGTLIMSQVIEVGGTKLMEVAYAWPDLKKI; from the coding sequence ATGGCAATTTCGATTCGACCGGCGGCGATCAGCGATGCAGCGGCCATCGCGCATGTTCACGTGGAAAGCTGGCAGACCACCTATGCCGGAATTATGCCGGATGCCTATCTCGCAAGCCTCGATGAAACGCTGCGCGCAAGACTGTGGAGCGAGTGGTTAACTGCCGAGGCTCTCGTGCTGGTGGCTGAGTTGAACGGACACGTCGTCGGCTTTGCACATGCCGGACCAAGTCGCGAGCCCATTAAGTCCTGCGATGCAGAACTCTATTCGATCTATTTGTTGCAGAACGCGCAGAAGCGAGGAACCGGCTCTGCGCTTCTTCGAGCGATGGCCACGGCACTTCTGCAGCGCAGTTTCAAGAGCATGGCGGTGTGGGTTCTGGAGCAGAATCGTTCGCGGAATTTCTATGAACGGACAGGAGGGACGCTCATCATGTCGCAAGTGATCGAGGTTGGTGGGACAAAGCTGATGGAAGTTGCCTACGCATGGCCGGATCTGAAGAAGATTTGA